Genomic window (Magnolia sinica isolate HGM2019 chromosome 10, MsV1, whole genome shotgun sequence):
CAATTCATGACCTTGATGCATAATGCAATCCTTCATTCTGCGATTAGTTTAACAGAGTATATATCTAAAGATGAtggtgataataataataataataataaacagtaCATTTCACAAAGAACATAGGATTCTACAATTAGTACAAACACTCAAAACCAACCCTACATTTCACCACTAACAAATATTTCATGCATTGTTACAAACTCAAAACTAACTCCACATTTCACAAACAACATAGAATTCTTGCATTGGAAACACTACATTCATAAAGAACATAGGATTCTTGCATTGATACAGACTCAAAACCAACTCTACATTTCACAAACAACATAAGATTCTTGCATTGGTATATAAACCCAAAATCACTAACTTATACATTGCATTGCTAAAGAGAAAGAAATCACCAATAATCCCCACCCAACAAAGAAAAACAATCCCCTTCACATTACAATTATTACCACAAAAATCACATCGAATACACTTAtcgtaacaataataataaaacaagaaatagaaagaaaacacCTCAAGTGTTCACATATCTGCAATTCTTTCTCACTTCGCCGTTGGTGAAGCTCTCGAGATTAGTGATATTCCCCATCTTCACCATTGAATCGGAGAATTGTTGGAAGAAAGCTAGCGAGTCTTTGGCGTACTTTTGGACGAGTTCCTTTGTCTCGAATCCCATGAAGCTAGTGTGCATTTCCTGGTCTGAGTTCAATAGCCCTTCTCCTTGCAGGAGGAGATGGTAGAAGGAGTTGTCAAAAAGGTTTGGTGTGTGGTAGTCCATTGGACTGATGTTGTCTTTGCCTTGGCCGTTCGCAGGGCAGATGGATTTCAGCTTGTTGAGGTATGCCTCGCTGAGGGGATCAACGCCCGCCGTCGACTGAAAATCTCCGTAGATCCTCGCCCGGAAGTTCTCACAGCGGGCCATGCCAACCGTATGTGCACCTGTCACAGCATTTGGTTTATCTCATCCTAACCATAGTTCAAAACCCAGAAACTCGGCCCGACTCAGTATCTATCTGGGTCGAGTTGACTCATTGAGTCGACTGAGTCTAACCGCGTTGGGTCAATATTTGATAATAAATAGAACTTTGCTTAGCACGCATGCTagagctgaaagttgggtgggttcaacccgaccaacccgtaactaacccgacattgggttgggctcggccAGGATGTAACGGGATTGGTCTCGTGCTTGacaaacaccaactcgataaaacttgggtcgggcttgggttgaggtctccgGGTCgagcaacccgacccaacccgaacctgatcgatatataagttacttataaattataattgaacgCGGATTATCCGTGTTGAAGGGACAAGAAATTCCAGTGCCggtttcattggtcaacgtcatttctgatgactcgagctaacaagatacgctggatttctctctcccaaatagattgcatgctacacaacacaacttttaaaggagtagttatcctatattttagctaGTTTGTTTAGaaaataaagttctttacaataaataaatacatatataagtaataaaatcatatgtacaggaagaaaaagaaaaaaaaaaaaaaaaagaagaagagagaattgtattgaaaatataatgaCTCATGTAATAACGAAATTATTAGCATGTATCTACCCGACCAACCTGAcggagcccgcttgggttgggcttaggtcgAGAATTTCCAACCCGAGGTTAGGTttggttaggttagggttgatgcataggaaccttgggttgggctacggttgagcaccaacccaacccaacccaacccaacccaacccgcccggCTTTCAGCCCTACTGCacgtgtgtgcaataaagctcatgtacaagtTGTGGCACACCTAACTAGTGGAACAACCAGATTCTTGGGCTAGAAAATCAATATAGTGGTTcctttctaatggatggattggatcttgcacctaccatgccatgctggcacatgtgtggtgcaTACATGAGCTATACTGTACGAGTGCAATAAAGCTGAGAGTCGCGTTGAGTCCATTGGGTTTATGAGTCAACTCAATGAGTCTCCCTAAAACTCGGCTGAGTCAAGCACGAAATTGAGTTCTTCAGTGACTCGACTGGGAACCTcaccgagttgagttgactcagctgagttatAGAACTATGATGATATGATCCTTACTAGTGATTTTTTATGTTGGTTTTGTGCAATTAGATATGCTTCTAAGAGCCAACCAATGTGGCCAGCGtgccatctggaccgttcatcaggtggaccacaccatggacaTTCCCTGGCCTGAAAACCAAGCTGGTACAGATATCAAGTGGATCACGTATTTTTGTAAAAATATCCACGTGTGGCCTGCTTGATAAGTCAACAAGCTAGCCATGGTGGTAggtcccatctgatgaatggcccagatcttgcgTATGCGGTCCGGACTTACCCACAAGAGCCACCATATCTGTGACTGAAAGCCCTTGATAGAGGAACGAGGCTATGAGAGAAGGAAGGTCCTGATCAGCTGTTGGGAGGTTTGAATTTGCTAGATCCAAGTTTGCAGTTTTGGAATCCTTTCTACCCAGTGGGACATCCCAGTAGGGCCCACCAACCTGCACCGTTCAATAAATCCAACGTTTAAAACTAGAAATTTTAGCAGATATagtacaaagatcaagtggaccatgaatTCTCAACCCATCTAGCTTTTTTCTATGTAAGTTTAACGATGGCGATCGACCGGAGATGAACCGGGCCCGATCTGGCCCAGCCATCTTCATTTGTACATGTCTTATATTCTACAAGTATTCCATTCTAATCCTTGATTAAGCAACCCATGCATCTAGAATGTAGACCGTTGATTTTGTTCCTCTAGATGTGTATTTCTTtgtgaatgtgtggcccacctgatcaaaggatagattaggaacattcaagtggaAAATCAAGTGTTCTTTTACCAGAATTGTTGCATCTCTTGCTGCTAATGTGAGTAAATCTGCACAAGAAACGATGCCCGGGCACTCCGACTCGAGCTTGTTCTTGATTCTGTCGATGAGTTCGAATCCTCTCAGAGAATTCACGTTGGAGGTGGCTTGCTTTTCTCCTTGGAGTGTGATCGTGTCGTCTAGCAATATCGACCCATCGCAGCCCTACATTCATTAAAATGTAGTGACTAGCATCAGATCATTACTACACTATAACTTGTTCTGAAACTCGGTGACTCGATTCCAAActcgaccgagtcaactcagtgagattttgagctgagtcactACTCATCTCAACCGATAGACGGTGTGTGCTTGTACCAGGGGTGCACACGGAACCAGTGGAACCAGTTAATCGGATCAGAACTGACCAGACTACACGGTTTGGTCCAATTCTAAAGCGCACCGTTCTAGTTCCGGttctgaaaatcaaagaaccggttagtTCAATTCAGTTCTCGGTTTAGGGTTATGTAGAAATGAACCAAACTGTGAATAGGaccattaaattttaatttttttaaaacataaaaaacaaaaacaaaaatcctAATCTTTCTTTATTCACCCCTCTTTCGCAGCCTTTCTCTGTCTCTCAAAAACCATGCAATTGGACtgaattatatatattaataaaaattatgcaattgggctggattataaaaacaaaccatgcaaTTGGATTGGATTATAAAAGGCCCGGAACCGTAGAATTGAACCGAACCGAACTGGTTTTTTATGGTCCGGTTCtgattcggttctagggtgcaaatgGTCCAGTTCCGATTCTGGTTTTCTCGGAACTGCTGGGAACGATCTAAAGATGAtggtgataataataataaataataataataatattaataaacagTACATTTCATAGAGAGCATAGGATTCTTCAATTAGTACAAACACTCAAAACCAACTCAACATTTCACCGCTAGCAAAGATTTCATGCATTGGTACAAACTCAAAACTAACTCCACATTTCACAAACAACATAGAATTCTTGCATTGGAAACACTACATTCATAAAGAACATAGGATTCTTGCATTGATACAGACTCAAAACCAACTCTACATTTCACAAACAACATATATAAGATTCTTGCATTGGTAGATAAACCCAAAATCACTAACTTATACATTGCATTGCTAAAGAGAAAGAAATCACCAATAATCCCCACCCAACAAAGAAAAACAATCCCCTTCACATTACAATTATTACCACAAAAATCACATCGAATACACTTAttgtaacaataataataaaacaagaaatagaaagaaaacacCTCAAGTGTTCACATATCTGCAATTCTTTCTCACTTCGCCGTTGGTGAAGCTCTCGAGATTAGTGATATTGCCCATCTTCACCATTGAATCGGAGAATTGTTGGAAGAAAGCTAGCGAGTCTTTGGCGTACTTTTGGACGAGTTCCTTTGTCTCGAATCCCATGAAGCTAGTGTGCATTTCCTGGTCTGAGTTCAATAGCCCTTCTCCTTGCAGGAGGAGATGGTAGAAGGAGTTGTCAAAAAGGTTTGGTGTGTGGTAGTCCATTGGACTGATGTTGTCTTTGCCTTGGCCGTTCGCAGGGCAGATGGATTTCAGCTTGTTGAGGTATGCCTCGCTGAGGGGATCAACGCCCGCCGTCGACTGAAAATCTCCGTAGATCCTCGCCCGGAAGTTCTCACAGCGGGCCATGCCAACCGTATGTGCACCTGTCACAGCATTTGGTTTATCTCATCCTAACCATAGTTCAAAACCCAGAAACTCGGCCCGACTCAGTACTAGCTGGGTCGAGTTGACTCATTGAGTCGACCGAGTCTAACTGCGTTGGGTCAATATTTGATAATAAATAGAACTTTGCTAAGCACGCATGCTAgagctgaaagtcgggtgggttcaacccgaccaacccataactaacccgacattgggttgggcttggccaGGATGTATCGGGATTGGTTTCGTGCTtgacaaacaccaacccgataaaacttgggtcaggcttgggttgaggtctccaGTTGCCCAacctgacccgacccaacccaactcgaacctgatcgatatataacttacttataaattataattgaatgtagATTATCCATGTTGAAGGGATAAGAAATTCCAGTGCGggtttcattggtcaacgtcatttATGataactcaagctaacaagatatgctggatttctctctcccaaatagattgcgtgctacacaacataacttttaaaggaatagttatcctatattttagctagtttgtttaaaaaataaagttctttacaataaataaatacatatataattaataaaatcatatgtacaggaaaaaaagaaaaaaagaagagagaattgtattgaaaatataatgaCTTGTGTGATAACGAAattattagcatgtatccacccgaccaacccgacggagcccgcttgggttgggcttaggtcgAGAATTCCCAACCTAAGGTTAGGTttggttaggttagggttgaggcataggaaccttgggttgggctacggTTGAGCgtgcaccaacccaacccaacccaacccaaccagcTTTCAGCCCTAGTGCacgtgtgtgcaataaagctcatgtacaagtTGTGGCACACCTAACTAGTGGAACAACCAGATTCTTGGGCTAGAGCATCATTATAGTGGTTcctttctaatggatggattggatcttgcacctacCATGCCATGCTAGCACAAGTGTGGTGCATACATGAGCTTTACTGTACGAGTGCAATAAAGCTGAGAGTCGCGTTGAGTCCATTGGGTTTATGAGTCAACTCAACGAGTCTCCCTAAAACTCGGCTGAGTCAAGCACGAAATTGAGTTCTTCAGTGACTCGTCCGGGAACCTcaccgagttgagttgactcagctgagttatAGAACTATGATGATATGATCCTTACCAGTGATTTTTTATGTTGGTTTTGTGCAATTAGATATGCTTCTAAGAGCCAACCAATGTGGCCAGCGtgccatctggaccgttcatcaggtggaccacaccatggacaTTCCCTGGCCTGAAAACCAAGCTGGTACAGATATCAAGTGGATCACGTATTTTTGTAAAAATATCCACGTGTGGCCTGCTTGATAAGTCAACAAGCTAGCCATGGTGGTAGGTCCCATCTGATGAATGACCCAGATCTTGCGTATGCGGTCCGGACTTACCCACAAGAGCCACCATATCTGTGACTGAAAGCCCCTGATAGAGGAACGAGGCTATGAGAGAAGGAAGGTCCTGATCAGCTGTTGGGAGGTTTGAATTTGCTAGATCCAAGTTTGCAGTTTTGGAATCCTTTCTACCCAGTGGGACATCCCAGTAGGGCCCACCAACCTGCACCGTTCAATAAATCCAACGTTTAAAACTAGAAATTTTAGCAGATATagtacaaagatcaagtgggccatgaatTCTCAACCCATCTAGCTTTTTTCTATGTAAGTTTAACGATGGCGATCGACCGGAGATGAACCGGGCCTGATCTGGCCCAGCCATCTTCATTTGTGCATGTCTTATATTCTACAAGTATTCCATTCTAATCCTTGATTAAGCAACCCATGCATCTAGAATGTAGACCGTTGATTTTGTTCCTCTAGATGTGTATTTCTTtgtgaatgtgtggcccacctgatcaaaggatagattaggaacattcaagtggaAAATCAAGTGTTCTTTTACCAGAATTGTTGCATCTCTTGCTGCTAATGTGAGTAAATCTGCACAAGAAACGATGCCCGGGCACTCCGACTCGAGCTTGTTCTTGATTCTGTCGATGAGTTCGAATCCTCTCAGAGAATTCACGTTGGAGGTGGCTTGCTTTTCTCCTTGGAGTGTGATCGTGTCGTCTAGCAATATCGACCCATCGCAGCCCTACATTCATTAAAATGTAGTGACTAGCATCAGATCATTACTACACTATAACTTGTTCTGAAACTCAGTGACTCGATTCCAAActcgaccgagtcaactcagtgagattttgagctgagtcactACTCATCTCAACCGATAGACGTTGTGTGCTTGTACCAGGGGTGCACACGGAACCAGTGGAACCAGTTAATCGGATCAGAACTGACCAGACTACACGGTTTGGTCGTATTCTAAAGCACACCGTTCCAATTCCGGttctgaaaatcaaagaaccggttagtTCAATTCAGTTCTCGGTTTAGGGTTACGTAGAAATGAACCAAACTGTGAACAGGaccattaaattttaatttttttaaaacataaaaaacaaaaacaaaaatcctAATCTTTCTTTATTCACCCCTCTTTCGCAGCCTTTCTCTGTCTCTCAAAAACCATGCAATTGGACtgaattatatatattaataaaaattatgcaattgggctggattataaaaacaaaccatgcaaTTGGATTGGATTATAAGAGGCCCGgaaccgtagaaccgaaccgaaccgaactggTTTTTTTTGGTCCGGTTCtgattcggttctagggtgcaaatgGTCCGGTTCCAATTCTGGTTTTCTTGGAACTGCTGGGAACGATTCGGTTCCGATTTCATCCCAGAGCCGGACCGATCTGAACCATGGGCACCCTTCCGAAGGATTCAGATCCAATTTCACCCctgaaccggaccaaaccgaaccgtgtgcacccctagcttGTACAGTCTAGTCGAACTATCCGGACCTTCTGATAAATGGGGTGAGCTCTAGTGGTAATGGTCAAGATTGTTTCCAGAAAAAGGATCAATCGTCAATCATCACCATCCATTCCACAGAAGAATCACTTTGGTCATATGTTCATAAAAGTATCACCCTAGCTAGGACAGCacttggatggataggatcatccaatcaatgtgatATCACAGGAAGTGGGCCAGTGGACCATGAAGTGATAATTTCTCTTAATTATGATTACACAtaacttaataaattcaaataaaaCGAGATTTCTGTATTGTTAGGAAATCAGATGGTGGACTGACCTGAACGAAGCAATCGTGGAAATGCAACCGTATGATGGAAGCTGCGTTACGTGGGTCGGAGAGCACGGCACACTCCATCTCGGACCGTACAATCTCCAAAGCAGTGGGACATGATTTTGAGTAGTAATCCAAGGTTAGATAATATGGGTCTTCTGCCTTTGTATTTGTGCTAATGATGCTGATGATGGAGATGATCAAGGCCATTGCCATTGCcattttcagagagagagagagagagagagagagagagagagagagttggagggAATGAATGGGACGTTGGAGTTATATAGAGGGTGAGGAAGATCTCTTATTacaaatatttgatttatgaatAAAGATCCTGTGCTTTTTAGAGCACgacaagttatagtgctcctagttgcatctgaacacttggacagtccaactgattgatccggaccgtctattagGTGTAGCACGTATTCATGAGGCATGGGCCTATAATCAAAGTATCAGATCATCTGACCAAGTTGGCCTTTTTTGGGGTGGTGAGATCAAATGGTACCGggatgttgtggggcccacgt
Coding sequences:
- the LOC131257996 gene encoding peroxidase 11-like; this encodes MAMAMALIISIISIISTNTKAEDPYYLTLDYYSKSCPTALEIVRSEMECAVLSDPRNAASIIRLHFHDCFVQGCDGSILLDDTITLQGEKQATSNVNSLRGFELIDRIKNKLESECPGIVSCADLLTLAARDATILVGGPYWDVPLGRKDSKTANLDLANSNLPTADQDLPSLIASFLYQGLSVTDMVALVGAHTVGMARCENFRARIYGDFQSTAGVDPLSEAYLNKLKSICPANGQGKDNISPMDYHTPNLFDNSFYHLLLQGEGLLNSDQEMHTSFMGFETKELVQKYAKDSLAFFQQFSDSMVKMGNITNLESFTNGEVRKNCRYVNT